The sequence aaattgtttatcttttttttattttatttttttttttttaaatttttttcttcaacAAATCTTGatataatcaaattattattattaataataaaaattatttatttattatttatttttaattattgtttttttttattattactgtttttattttttttatttttaataatagaaataataataattttcaaaattatttattattaagcaattgatcaaaataaataaaagattaattaattaaataaaaatttcacatatacaaaaaaataaattaaaaataaattaaaaataaattaaaaataaattaaaaataaattaaaaataaaaaaaaaaaaaaataaaatgtgcaaaaaattgaatatttgttttttaggAGATAAATGTGTTGGAAAGACAAGCACAATACACACAAtggtaaattctttttttgatgaCGAAAAATATAGCCCCACAATAGaatcaaaatttacaaaactattttcatataaagttttatataatttaaatatatatgatacaggtaaatatttttttgtttgaaaaaaaaaaaaaaaaaaaaaaaaaaaaatatcaatattaatattgatattttttttattattatttttttattattaaaaaaaagccGGATCAATTGAGATGGAAAGTATATTATTAGATACAATTAAACAATGTGATTGTTTTGTAATAATGTATTCAATATCTGATAGAGATTCATATGattcaatttataaatatagagatttaattaaagaagcATTCCCatttaaagataatataCCCATTATATTATGTGCCAATAAAAACGATTTAAAATGGGAATCACAATTTTCacataatgaaattattgatatttcaaaatcatttggAAAACCATCAACAATTTCTTCGGCTAAATGTTTAAATTCTGTTATAAACactttcaaattattattagatattgttcaaagaaatgaaaaacaaattaaaaaagatataaaaaagtatgaaaaaaatttaaaaaggaatgataaattagaatttgatttagaaaaaaagaaatcaatttttaaacatgttttattacaaattaaatatcataaattagttttaaataatttaattaattaaaattttttaaaaaattaaattttaatttatatatatatatttattaaaaaaagttaaaagaataaaattttttttttaaattaatttttgttttattatttttttttattactatttaattttaattttaattttttttttttttttttaattattattaataatatatgtagttgttgtagttgtagttgataTTAAAGTGATTGTAttggaattattattattattattattattattattattattattattatcatttgataaaattgttgaatttgttgattgATCATTTGGTAATGGTTTTGGTAATGGTAAGTTATAAGATTTTGGTAAtgttattgatttaattgttgatggaagtattgatggtaatggtttattaaaatttataccaaattcaatttcaattaaatttgggggtaaatttaataatggttgATTAAAGTcatttccaaatttaataaaagttaattgataaaattgtgATAAATTTcctaatgatttattaaaatcattaccaaatgtaattgattttaaagtaTCTTTTGGTAAAATGGTTGCACCAGTGccattaattataatatcttGATTAAAACTATCACCAAATGACAGTATTGAAACTTTTGAAGGGATggataatttttgattgaaatcatttccaaattttaaataagtTAAAAATGGTGATAAATCACCTGGTTCAATGATTTGATTAAATGAATCACCAAATGTTAAATGGTATAAAACTTTTGGAATTGGGGACCATTTTAAAGGTAAATTATACTTATTACCCAATTGCAAGAATCTGACAGTTGATGGAATTGAATCCTTAACGAATGGTGCAGTATAGTCATTACcaaattgaattttgatAACTCCCAATGGAATAACATTTGCCGgtaaaaaccaattaaattcatcaccAAATATAATGGTTATCACAGTATTTGGTATCACTCCTTCACCAATTGGCATATTATACTTCTTTCCAAATTCAATTCTATGTAAATTACCACCTTCATTTTGAAAGAAGCCTTTTGGAAtatgtttattaaattgttcaccaaattcaataatttttaaaaactttggAACTGTACCttctaataatattgaattataaCTATCACCATAACATAATACTTCAACTTGTTCTGATAATTCACCAActttaattggtttatctttaaatcttaaaaaatgttttttttctaactttttatataaattattatcatcactattaataatattgttgttttcattattatttattaaatttctataatttctattataagttgtaatttcaattttaactgTTATATCGGTTTTACTATTAGTTTCATTTGCAagttttaagatttttttatattcagTATCAAATTTTGAACTAtaatcatcttcttcatcttcctcttcttcaaattttccttcctcttcttcattttcttctccttcttcttcttcatataaattatcatccccaaaattattattttcatcacttTCATTATCTACAAAAAATTCATCtcttatttgattttgatcttcattaatattaattaattgtaccattctctttttttcttttttttttttattttattttatttttttttttatatttttttatttttatttggatatttttttttttttttttttatttattttttttattctattattttttatataatatttttaatttttattattttttgttttttataaatttttttttttaaatattcatataaatttaattttttaatatttagtattttaataataaataattaaagacAAAAATTGTAatcattgtttttaatttttttttttttttttttttttttttttttttttcaaatttttaaacaataatacaaatttttatatatatttagaattatttaatttgtaaaaatattcaatctAACACACCAGTATATATGCATTTTTGCACATATAAACAAAACAGTAACAAGAACCCCcactttaaaataataatgtgttagaaaaaataaataaaaataaaaaaaaaaataaatttaaaaaaaaaaaaaaaaaaaacataaaaataataaataaaatgggtGTTGTTATTTATGATTCATCCTAAACggtatttaaattatttaatgcaGAGAAATtagtatataaaaaataaaaaaaaaaaaaaaaaaaaaaaaaaaaaaaaaaaaaaaaaagtgggtataattcttaaaaataatggtgttttggtttaaatgtagaatattatttatatatataatcaatcaaaaaaaataaaaatatatggGTAATTtcagaaataaataaatactcCCAAACAACATGCATCGTATTATAAATACAGATTTATAAAAAcgtgtaaaaaaaataattaatctaCAATCAAGTAAtcgagttttttttttttttttttttttttttttttttttttttttttttttttttttttttttttttcaaattattcaaaaaaaaaaataaaaaataaatagtaaataataaataataaattttcaaactCATTTCATTATCTGATAATTctgaaattctttttttagtttttattttattttaaacaaatcATATctgatcatttttttttttcactttttttccattttttttttttttccttttttttttaattttttttttttattttattttattttattttattttattttattttattttattttattttattttattttataattaaataatggaagaaagaaaaaaaaattatattgaaGATTTTGATTGGTTTAATAtgtattttaaagaaattgaatacAGTGAAAATGATTGTGTAATTGGTCAATGTAAAAGAtgtaattctatttttaaaacctattcaaaaagaaattttgaACTTaatgattttgtttttcataTTAGTAtgttatatattttttttattttttccaaatttaataaaaaaaaaaaaaaaatatattaattatttaattttacaaaaaattattttaaaagatactcatttagaaaatgatattaaaaaaaaaccaaaaaacaattatataagaataaaaggtaaaaaatatattcaagATAAGGAAGGTCatacatttttttataatcattttattCAATCAGCAACATGTAGTGGAGTTTTAGGTGGTTCATGTAAGAAATGTGATGAATATATAGAAACCTATGAAGAAATAGATTATTGTTTagaaaaatttgaaaatcatttaagtatgtatcttttttttaaattttttataaaaaaaaaacaaaaacaatgtCACCCCCCATACAAATCCTAAACAccttaaatttttattattcacaCAAACAaacattttctaattttttttaaaaaaaaaaaaaaaaaaaaaaaagattatcatGGTTCTTATAcagaatattttttttcattttttaataaaaaataataataataattttatttataaatatttagttttaattggTGTATATTCCATTGGAAAATCAGGTTTTAAATGTTGTGGTAAAAATGAAgataaataattatgattctttttatctaatctaaaataatcatttgaagaaattgaatttaaaattacatcATCACTAAAATTTGATCTGAATTTCTCTAAAATAGTAGCCAATTGAAATCGATATTGTGGCATATTTCTACAACAAAAATGGAAACCTTTATCTGAACAACCTTGATTACCATTCTTAACtaaccaattgaaaatatcgAACCTACCTGAAAACAACGCATTATCCATAACGGTTGTGGTTATtgtaaatattgaattaaagTATTGGTTTCCACTTAAATATTTCATCATTTCCAATGACGATTGATTATGGTCATAACAAATGTTTGATGAAATATCACCAATGAATGAAATAATACAagttttaccatttttaaaatttgatagtTTTTCATAAACTTCTATATCCCCAATTGTCTCTTTTAACGATAAATcgtcatcttcatcatcggTGGCGGtggtattattaaataaattcaattttttgcaataataatctaaaatttctttatcaCATCTGTAtactaataaatataaaaaacaatatttatttataaatggtgaagttttaattgaactgaatttattactaaaataatcttgattttctaataataatttcaacaaaTCAAATGAACCAAATTTAATAGTTTCAATAATAACTGTCgttgttaattttaattgttcattattaaacatttgaaaaatgaattttataaattccaaatttaaattattaccacacgtttttataattgataCAATTGtatcttcattttttaaataattttttaaaatttcaacattatttgatttttctattaattctttaaaaaattcaaaatcattaaatttaattacaagattaatttgttgaaaatttgaattatttattaaattattatttttattattattattattattatttttatttaatttttcatcaattaataataaatatttaaaaaattgataattttcttGACAACAcacaaaatcaattgaaatttttgtaatttcaaaacttttttcttcaattaaatatttaataattaattcattttttgatttcattgaactaaataatgattgtgaattattaaattgttgaattggtgttaaattttcaaaaaatgatgGTACTtgacaaattaaaatttttaaaatttcaattgattgattaaattCTAGAAATCTTTGTAATAATGGATATGTTAattgttttcttttatttgcttggattttaaatatataaattaataattgaaaatgattattcATTACTATCCATTTAACTCCACATTGATTAAATTTCTTTACTATAAATTTATtctctttatttattattgaaactgattcaaatattttatttcttaaatatttattattaaatacttttttaaataattgataatccatttttaattgatgataaataaaaaaaataaaaaaagtttttttttccccaTTTGAcccaatgaaaaaaaaaaaaaaaaaaaaaaaaaaaagggaaaaacaaaagaaatcaaatttgatttcaaagaaaatttaaaaataaaacattttttagtgttggtgttttttattataaaaaaaaaaaaaagtttttaatgtgtgaaaaaactaataatgatttattaataaattaatcattattattttagttattttatttttatttttttttttgataaagtAATGTGTCAAAGTATTGTTTAATGTTATGTCTGTAAGtttgttgtttaattttgtcattttttgttattagttgatttgtttgttttgtttttgttatttttgtttttgtttttgtttttgtttgttattattttaaaaagatataattttatatacaaatttttataatatatatatatgaaaattaataattaataaaaaaaaaaaaaaaaaaatttatatgaaaatttattaatttaatttactatTTGTAGATGGATGAATTATTGTAGTTGAGGCTAAAGAAgaagtagtggtggtagtagtattactataattattataattattgatattattaacatGTGGTAAAGAAAAACctaatttacaatttaatcTATGATAAATTTCGTctaaaattgttttataaCAAAATAGATATTGTTCTAATTGTTGAACCATTCCAGGACGTTGCTCTCTAAGTTTCAAaactattgaaaataaattaaaatcgaTTCTACTATTATATTTATCCATTATTGCATATTTTAAGTCAGATTCTGCtgcgtcatcatcatcttcctCATTATTTGGTTCAGTTTGTGGCGTATTATTTGaaccatttgaattattattaatattattattattatttaaattattattattattattatttataccattactattataaattgaagatttaaaatGATAACCAAGTccttttaaatctaaattatCACTTTGATATTCAGTGATTGGTAAATGAGTGAAAGGATCAACGACTTGATCAATTGGAGTAGCATCCAATTGTTTAAAGTAATGGTCCAACTTTTTCATCATAATGACGGCTGTACAAAAGGTGCCGGTTCTACCAACTCCTGCACTACAATGAACGATGATTGGAACATTTCTATCTGATGATG comes from Dictyostelium discoideum AX4 chromosome 2 chromosome, whole genome shotgun sequence and encodes:
- the rsmE-1 gene encoding small GTPase — encoded protein: MCKKLNICFLGDKCVGKTSTIHTMVNSFFDDEKYSPTIESKFTKLFSYKVLYNLNIYDTAGSIEMESILLDTIKQCDCFVIMYSISDRDSYDSIYKYRDLIKEAFPFKDNIPIILCANKNDLKWESQFSHNEIIDISKSFGKPSTISSAKCLNSVINTFKLLLDIVQRNEKQIKKDIKKYEKNLKRNDKLEFDLEKKKSIFKHVLLQIKYHKLVLNNLIN
- a CDS encoding hypothetical protein (Similar to Dictyostelium discoideum (Slime mold). hypothetical 97.7 kDa protein) — protein: MVQLININEDQNQIRDEFFVDNESDENNNFGDDNLYEEEEGEENEEEEGKFEEEEDEEDDYSSKFDTEYKKILKLANETNSKTDITVKIEITTYNRNYRNLINNNENNNIINSDDNNLYKKLEKKHFLRFKDKPIKVGELSEQVEVLCYGDSYNSILLEGTVPKFLKIIEFGEQFNKHIPKGFFQNEGGNLHRIEFGKKYNMPIGEGVIPNTVITIIFGDEFNWFLPANVIPLGVIKIQFGNDYTAPFVKDSIPSTVRFLQLGNKYNLPLKWSPIPKVLYHLTFGDSFNQIIEPGDLSPFLTYLKFGNDFNQKLSIPSKVSILSFGDSFNQDIIINGTGATILPKDTLKSITFGNDFNKSLGNLSQFYQLTFIKFGNDFNQPLLNLPPNLIEIEFGINFNKPLPSILPSTIKSITLPKSYNLPLPKPLPNDQSTNSTILSNDNNNNNNNNNNNNNNSNTITLISTTTTTTTYIINNN